A part of Myxococcus landrumus genomic DNA contains:
- a CDS encoding multicopper oxidase family protein: MNRLPPDSSLAPREADDTLETTSSEPAGMTRRSMLASAGATLAGGALLLRANVAHARSAPSAPARRPAAPMRKDWLSPGLPGRDYRPVIVPNGTKLPWKIVDGVKVFHMVAEEVEHEFAPGIQANCWGYNGQVHGPTIEVVEGDRVRFYVTNRLPAPTTVHWHGLILPNGMDGVGGLNQKSIAPGETYLYEFTIRQHGTGMYHSHHDEMTQMALGMVGLFIMHPRRPVGPRVDRDFALLMHEWKVEPGARRPDPNEMTDFNLLTFNAKAFPGTEPLVVQQGERVRIRLGNLSAMDHHPIHLHGYHFRVTETDAGPIPASAQWPETTVLVPVGSTRTFEFVADAPGDWAMHCHMTHHLMNQMGHDLPVVIGVNPGGLDAKVRTLLPGYMTMGQTGMGDMAEMGMPVPKNSIPMMGARGKHDVITMGGMFTVVKVRERLTGDGDPGWYDNPPGTLSVAATSEELSRDGIDVNAVPRAEPASPGGKPG; encoded by the coding sequence ATGAACCGACTTCCTCCTGACTCCTCCCTGGCTCCGAGGGAGGCCGACGACACGCTGGAGACGACTTCGTCCGAGCCGGCTGGGATGACGCGGCGGAGCATGCTGGCGAGCGCGGGGGCCACGCTCGCGGGGGGCGCGCTGCTGCTTCGTGCGAACGTGGCACATGCGCGGTCCGCGCCGAGTGCTCCGGCACGGCGCCCGGCCGCGCCCATGCGCAAGGACTGGCTGTCGCCTGGCTTGCCGGGACGCGACTATCGGCCCGTCATCGTGCCGAACGGCACGAAGCTGCCGTGGAAGATTGTCGACGGCGTGAAGGTCTTCCACATGGTGGCCGAGGAGGTCGAGCACGAGTTCGCGCCGGGCATCCAGGCGAACTGCTGGGGCTACAACGGCCAGGTCCACGGCCCCACCATCGAGGTGGTGGAGGGAGACCGGGTGCGCTTCTACGTCACCAACCGGCTGCCTGCGCCCACCACGGTGCACTGGCACGGGTTGATTCTCCCCAACGGGATGGATGGCGTGGGCGGGCTCAACCAGAAGTCCATCGCGCCAGGGGAGACGTACCTCTACGAGTTCACCATCCGGCAGCACGGCACGGGCATGTATCACTCGCACCATGACGAGATGACGCAGATGGCGCTCGGCATGGTGGGGCTGTTCATCATGCATCCCCGCCGGCCCGTGGGCCCGCGCGTGGACCGCGACTTCGCGCTGTTGATGCATGAGTGGAAGGTGGAGCCCGGCGCCCGGCGGCCGGACCCGAACGAGATGACGGACTTCAACCTGCTCACGTTCAACGCCAAGGCGTTCCCTGGAACGGAGCCGCTGGTGGTGCAGCAAGGGGAGCGGGTGCGCATCCGCCTGGGCAACCTGAGCGCGATGGACCACCACCCCATCCACCTGCATGGCTATCACTTCCGAGTCACCGAGACGGATGCGGGTCCCATCCCCGCGTCCGCGCAGTGGCCGGAGACCACGGTCCTGGTGCCAGTGGGCAGTACGCGGACCTTCGAGTTCGTCGCGGATGCGCCGGGCGACTGGGCCATGCACTGCCACATGACGCACCACCTGATGAACCAGATGGGCCATGACCTGCCGGTGGTGATTGGCGTGAATCCGGGAGGGCTCGACGCGAAGGTGCGCACGCTGCTGCCGGGCTACATGACGATGGGACAGACGGGCATGGGCGACATGGCGGAGATGGGCATGCCGGTGCCGAAGAACTCCATCCCGATGATGGGCGCGCGGGGCAAGCACGACGTCATCACGATGGGAGGCATGTTCACGGTGGTGAAGGTGCGCGAGCGGCTCACGGGCGATGGGGACCCCGGCTGGTACGACAACCCACCCGGCACGCTGTCCGTCGCGGCGACGTCGGAGGAGCTGAGCCGGGACGGCATCGACGTGAACGCGGTCCCCCGCGCCGAGCCCGCATCGCCCGGAGGAAAACCGGGTTGA
- a CDS encoding peptidoglycan recognition protein family protein, with translation MSIRLSTATSARTTATATSTSVSAPPAGLRKGDSGPKVKQLQDAFVQLGYMTKAQVASGPGIFGSQTEAALKKFQGDKNLPTTGYYGEQSQAALKKALTKPTTPTTPTTPGSKPAVISAPSPNSDSRNGTDIDSIVMHHTASNDGKADLSWMRNPKSGVSAHYMVDRDGKIYQLVGDEKRAWHAGKSQLHGVPTDMNARSIGIEIVNDGSGKTPFTEAQYKALTQLTSHLKQKYDVPMKNIVGHADVAVPKGRKNDPAPNFDWARLRKGIS, from the coding sequence ATGAGCATCCGTCTTTCCACTGCCACTTCGGCGCGCACGACGGCCACGGCCACCAGCACCTCTGTCTCCGCTCCTCCCGCGGGCCTTCGCAAGGGCGACAGCGGCCCGAAGGTGAAGCAACTTCAAGATGCCTTCGTTCAGTTGGGCTACATGACGAAGGCCCAGGTGGCCTCGGGCCCGGGCATCTTTGGCTCGCAGACTGAAGCTGCGTTGAAAAAGTTCCAGGGTGACAAAAACCTCCCCACCACCGGCTACTACGGTGAGCAGAGCCAGGCGGCGCTGAAGAAGGCGCTGACGAAGCCCACCACGCCGACGACGCCCACCACGCCGGGCAGCAAGCCCGCCGTCATCAGCGCGCCCTCGCCCAACTCCGACTCGCGCAACGGGACGGACATCGACTCCATCGTGATGCACCACACCGCCTCCAACGACGGCAAGGCGGACCTGTCGTGGATGCGCAACCCGAAGAGCGGCGTGTCGGCGCACTACATGGTGGACCGCGACGGAAAGATTTATCAGCTCGTCGGTGACGAGAAGCGCGCGTGGCATGCCGGCAAGAGCCAGCTCCACGGCGTCCCCACGGACATGAACGCCCGCTCCATCGGCATCGAAATCGTCAACGATGGCAGCGGCAAGACGCCCTTCACCGAGGCGCAGTACAAGGCCCTCACGCAGCTCACCAGCCACCTGAAGCAGAAGTACGACGTGCCCATGAAGAACATCGTGGGCCACGCCGACGTGGCGGTGCCCAAGGGCCGCAAGAACGACCCGGCCCCCAACTTCGACTGGGCGCGCCTGCGCAAGGGCATCTCCTGA
- a CDS encoding efflux RND transporter permease subunit, whose translation MATEPQSSLVARVLRTSFARPGLTVVLALALSAFGAVSLHGLRRDVFPDLSAPIFNVIVQNAAMGAEELETAVAIPMEVALAGLPEVRRIRSTSQLGVTQVTVEFEPDADYFRSRQYVAERVSQAQGELPPGTDAPLVSSLTGRLNEVFEFTLEAEPGAADLMALRDLAEFEVKNRLLAVPGVAGVERLGGYLRQFQVLLDPDQMVARGITLDEVEHALEGANLNASGGFVVQGPMEWTVRAVGRAQTVEDLNSTVVALRAGTPVLLADVADVREGPAVRRGIAHRLKGEVVSCRVIKQFGSDTQLVAKGVREAIQELSGAMPQGVQLRVVYDQSELVDASLGGVSRAILLGALLVVLVLFGLLGDWRAALIVTLTLPLSLALAGILLKLGGIGINTMTLGGLAIAVGLLVDAAIIVTENIIHDLREGSGRRSVREEALAASLEVGRPIAFATLIVVSVFIPLFAMTGIEGRMYQPLAAAVVACLAASLALALTLVPVASALLLKAPRPGQPEDVWLIRKVKEVYAPLLERCMHRAGLVRLVALVITIPALGLAFAVGSDFMPRLDEGAFLLQTVLPPEASLEEVDRLNHLVEDVLLGFPEVEDVVRRTGRAERTEDPMPHTVSDVLVVLKKERGRGLEALEEAMRVAVARVPGVNVLFTTPLGMRIDEGLGGSPADLSVRIFGPEMETLAALGEKARAVLAQVDGVEDLRVEKLSGLPQLRITVNRAAVARVGLTPGDVIRAVRVGLVGEESSQVWQGQRRHDLVLRLADHRRGDLQALRNLLVDGHDGTRIPLSQLATIEETFGAGSIRREAGSRRLAVEASVSGRDLGSTAAEVRERLSSELKLPTGYFIDVGGRVESQQRAAQSLAMAIAVAILAVFILLYLALDSVAEALVILATLPDAFVGGILALLLAGETWNVSSLVGLIGLFGIAVQNGLVLVSQTKDLLARGKPFDQAIREASLGRVRPKLMTAATAILGLLPLLVLPLHGTEIERPLAVVMVGGLVTSTLFTLLVLPTFYAFVHGVKDRLTRNVADERNEVS comes from the coding sequence ATGGCCACTGAGCCCCAGAGCTCGCTGGTGGCCCGGGTGCTGCGCACGTCCTTCGCGCGGCCCGGCCTCACCGTGGTGCTGGCCCTGGCGCTGTCGGCCTTCGGCGCGGTGTCGCTGCATGGGCTGCGCCGCGACGTCTTCCCGGACCTGTCCGCGCCCATCTTCAACGTCATCGTCCAGAACGCCGCCATGGGCGCGGAGGAGCTGGAGACGGCGGTGGCCATTCCCATGGAGGTCGCTCTCGCGGGCCTGCCCGAGGTGCGCCGCATCCGCTCCACCTCCCAGTTGGGCGTCACCCAGGTGACGGTGGAGTTCGAGCCCGACGCGGACTACTTCCGCAGCCGCCAGTACGTCGCGGAGCGCGTCTCCCAGGCCCAGGGCGAGCTGCCCCCCGGCACCGACGCACCGCTCGTCTCCAGCCTCACGGGGCGACTCAACGAGGTGTTCGAGTTCACCCTCGAAGCGGAGCCCGGCGCCGCGGACCTGATGGCCTTGCGGGACCTGGCCGAGTTCGAGGTGAAGAACCGGCTGCTCGCGGTGCCCGGCGTCGCGGGCGTGGAGCGGCTGGGCGGCTACCTGCGGCAGTTCCAGGTGCTGCTGGACCCCGACCAGATGGTGGCGCGAGGCATCACCCTGGACGAAGTGGAGCACGCGCTGGAGGGCGCCAACCTCAACGCCTCCGGCGGCTTCGTGGTGCAGGGCCCGATGGAGTGGACGGTGCGCGCGGTGGGGCGCGCGCAGACGGTGGAGGACCTGAACTCGACGGTGGTCGCCCTGCGCGCGGGAACGCCCGTGCTGCTGGCGGACGTGGCCGACGTGCGCGAAGGCCCCGCGGTGCGCCGAGGCATCGCCCACCGGCTCAAGGGCGAGGTGGTGAGCTGCCGGGTCATCAAGCAGTTCGGCTCGGACACGCAGCTCGTGGCGAAAGGCGTGCGGGAGGCCATCCAGGAGTTGTCGGGGGCCATGCCCCAGGGCGTGCAGCTCCGCGTCGTCTATGACCAGTCGGAGCTGGTGGACGCCTCGCTCGGGGGCGTCAGCCGCGCCATCCTGCTGGGCGCGCTGCTGGTGGTGCTCGTCCTCTTCGGGCTGCTCGGAGACTGGCGCGCGGCGCTCATCGTCACGCTCACCCTGCCCCTGTCCCTGGCGCTCGCGGGGATTCTGCTGAAGCTCGGCGGCATCGGCATCAACACCATGACGCTGGGCGGGCTGGCCATCGCCGTGGGCCTGCTGGTGGACGCGGCCATCATCGTCACGGAGAACATCATCCACGACCTGCGCGAGGGCTCCGGCCGCAGGTCCGTGCGTGAGGAAGCGCTCGCCGCCTCGCTGGAGGTGGGGCGCCCCATCGCCTTCGCCACGCTCATCGTCGTGTCCGTCTTCATCCCGCTGTTCGCGATGACGGGCATCGAGGGGCGCATGTACCAGCCGCTCGCCGCCGCGGTGGTGGCGTGCCTCGCCGCGTCGCTGGCCCTGGCCCTCACGCTGGTCCCTGTCGCCTCCGCGCTGCTGCTCAAGGCCCCGCGTCCCGGACAGCCCGAGGACGTGTGGCTCATCCGCAAGGTCAAGGAGGTCTACGCGCCCCTGCTGGAGCGCTGCATGCACCGTGCGGGGCTGGTGCGGCTGGTGGCGTTGGTCATCACGATTCCCGCGCTGGGCCTCGCCTTCGCGGTGGGCAGCGACTTCATGCCCCGTCTGGACGAAGGCGCGTTCCTGCTCCAGACGGTGCTGCCTCCCGAGGCCTCGCTCGAGGAGGTGGACCGGCTCAACCACCTGGTGGAGGACGTGCTGCTCGGCTTCCCCGAGGTGGAGGACGTCGTGCGCCGCACCGGGCGCGCGGAGCGCACCGAGGACCCGATGCCGCACACGGTGTCGGACGTGCTCGTGGTGCTCAAGAAGGAGCGAGGCCGGGGACTCGAGGCGCTGGAAGAAGCCATGCGCGTGGCGGTGGCGAGGGTGCCCGGCGTCAACGTGCTCTTCACCACGCCCCTGGGCATGCGCATCGACGAGGGCCTGGGCGGCAGTCCCGCGGACCTGTCCGTGCGCATCTTCGGCCCGGAGATGGAGACACTCGCCGCGCTGGGAGAGAAGGCGCGCGCCGTCCTCGCGCAGGTGGACGGAGTGGAGGACCTGCGCGTGGAGAAGCTCAGCGGCCTGCCGCAGCTCCGCATCACCGTGAATCGCGCCGCGGTGGCTCGCGTGGGACTGACGCCGGGCGACGTCATCCGCGCGGTGCGCGTGGGGCTGGTGGGCGAGGAGTCCTCTCAAGTGTGGCAAGGCCAGCGGAGGCACGACCTGGTGCTGCGGCTGGCGGACCACCGCCGGGGCGACCTTCAAGCACTGCGCAACCTGCTGGTGGATGGGCATGACGGCACGCGCATCCCGCTCAGCCAGCTGGCCACCATCGAGGAGACCTTCGGTGCGGGCAGCATCCGACGCGAGGCGGGCAGCCGCCGGCTGGCGGTGGAGGCCAGCGTGTCCGGAAGAGACCTGGGCAGCACCGCGGCCGAGGTGCGGGAGCGGCTGTCGTCGGAGCTGAAGCTGCCCACCGGCTACTTCATCGACGTGGGCGGCCGCGTGGAGAGCCAGCAGCGCGCCGCGCAGTCCCTGGCCATGGCCATCGCCGTCGCCATCCTCGCGGTGTTCATCCTGCTCTACCTCGCGCTGGACTCCGTGGCGGAGGCGCTCGTCATCCTCGCCACGCTCCCGGATGCCTTCGTCGGCGGAATCCTCGCGCTGCTGCTCGCTGGCGAGACGTGGAACGTGTCCAGCCTCGTGGGCCTCATTGGCTTGTTTGGCATCGCGGTGCAGAACGGCCTGGTGCTGGTGTCACAGACCAAGGACCTGCTCGCGCGTGGCAAACCCTTTGACCAGGCCATCCGTGAAGCCAGCCTGGGCCGCGTGCGCCCCAAGCTGATGACCGCGGCGACCGCCATCCTGGGCCTCTTGCCCTTGCTTGTGTTGCCTTTGCACGGGACGGAGATTGAGCGGCCCCTCGCGGTGGTCATGGTCGGTGGACTCGTCACCTCCACGCTCTTCACCCTGCTGGTGTTGCCCACTTTTTACGCATTTGTGCATGGCGTCAAAGACAGGCTCACGAGAAATGTGGCCGATGAACGGAATGAGGTGTCTTGA
- a CDS encoding heavy metal-binding domain-containing protein, whose translation MRPFLCVLASVFTLAACASEPRRLAPSVDPSSPDAPEAPPAALPSALAAPPSTPPPAAPSQPHAHPPEANTSSGQDAGTAAYACPMHPEVQSDKPGETCPKCGMKLTPTKGQDAGTDGGHGGHGGHGGHP comes from the coding sequence ATGCGTCCCTTCTTGTGTGTACTCGCGAGCGTCTTCACGCTCGCCGCCTGTGCTTCCGAGCCCAGGCGGCTCGCCCCATCGGTGGACCCCTCGAGCCCCGATGCGCCCGAGGCTCCGCCCGCCGCCCTCCCAAGCGCGCTCGCGGCCCCGCCCTCCACGCCTCCGCCCGCCGCGCCTTCACAGCCGCACGCGCATCCTCCGGAAGCCAACACTTCCTCCGGCCAGGATGCGGGCACCGCCGCCTACGCGTGCCCGATGCACCCCGAGGTCCAGTCCGACAAGCCCGGCGAGACGTGCCCCAAGTGCGGCATGAAGCTGACGCCGACGAAGGGCCAGGACGCGGGCACTGACGGTGGGCATGGGGGACACGGCGGGCACGGAGGGCATCCGTGA
- a CDS encoding TolC family protein, producing the protein MPNLSATAACVLAAALVWPRASTALPSELSFQDALALARARAPALLEAEGLVAEAQGPIAGTSPLLRENPTLSAEVGPRKLDAGKRGTQFSVGLSQPFELGGKQGARRESARAGLARQSAEKNDTERRVLGEVGAAFLRALHARELSRLMHETEEAAKHLADSTKKRLDAGDVPVVDANVTRVALARTHAAAAVAEGEESISLSELRVLLGLPLDEPLAVRGSLRELASLPVPAPSPHERADIVALESGLAQAEAELRLGRSQRWPDVSVGVRYESEVDESAVLGTLSMPLPVFSRGQEETVTQDARVRRLRTALETARRARDVQVEAARIRDTKRQQSLEVLERDALPLLDENEALARKSYEAGEMDLAELLLVRRETLETRIALLESHLQAALARVQLAVETGVLP; encoded by the coding sequence GTGCCCAACCTCTCCGCGACGGCGGCCTGTGTGCTCGCCGCGGCCCTCGTCTGGCCGCGCGCCAGCACCGCCCTTCCTTCCGAGTTGTCCTTCCAAGACGCCCTGGCCCTGGCCCGAGCGCGAGCCCCCGCCTTGCTGGAGGCGGAGGGCCTCGTCGCCGAGGCCCAGGGCCCCATCGCGGGCACCAGCCCCCTGCTGCGAGAGAACCCCACGCTCAGCGCCGAGGTGGGGCCTCGCAAGCTGGACGCCGGCAAGCGCGGAACCCAGTTCTCCGTCGGACTCAGCCAGCCCTTCGAGCTGGGTGGCAAGCAAGGCGCGCGACGTGAGTCCGCGCGCGCGGGCCTCGCGAGGCAGAGCGCCGAGAAGAACGACACCGAGCGCCGCGTGCTCGGCGAAGTGGGCGCGGCCTTCCTCCGCGCGCTCCACGCCCGCGAGCTGTCGCGGTTGATGCACGAGACGGAAGAGGCCGCGAAGCACCTGGCCGACTCCACGAAGAAGCGCCTCGACGCGGGAGATGTTCCCGTCGTCGACGCCAACGTGACGCGCGTGGCGCTCGCCAGGACTCACGCCGCGGCGGCCGTGGCGGAGGGCGAGGAAAGCATCTCGCTCAGCGAGCTGCGCGTGCTCCTGGGGCTCCCCCTCGATGAGCCCCTCGCGGTGCGAGGCAGCCTCCGGGAGCTCGCGTCGCTTCCGGTGCCCGCGCCGTCGCCCCATGAGCGCGCGGACATCGTCGCGCTGGAGTCAGGACTCGCGCAGGCGGAGGCGGAGCTGCGCCTGGGCAGGAGCCAGCGCTGGCCCGACGTCAGCGTGGGCGTGCGCTACGAGAGCGAGGTGGATGAGTCCGCGGTGCTCGGCACCCTCAGCATGCCGCTGCCTGTCTTCTCGCGAGGACAGGAGGAGACCGTGACGCAGGACGCCCGGGTGCGTCGCCTGCGCACGGCGCTGGAGACCGCTCGCAGGGCGCGCGATGTCCAGGTGGAGGCCGCGCGCATTCGCGACACGAAGCGCCAGCAGTCACTCGAGGTCCTCGAGCGCGATGCGCTGCCGCTCCTGGATGAGAACGAAGCCCTCGCGCGCAAGTCGTACGAGGCCGGGGAGATGGACCTCGCGGAGCTCCTCCTCGTCCGCCGTGAAACCCTCGAGACGCGCATCGCGCTGCTCGAAAGCCACCTCCAGGCCGCGCTCGCCCGCGTGCAGCTCGCCGTCGAGACAGGAGTCCTGCCATGA
- a CDS encoding TolC family protein, which produces MRLVITTSALLFASGCATVQKERGHSEVAALVEERIGRKTRWNQGTPEDAQVERHLDELLKGPLTSDRAVEVALLNNPALQSTYEELGVSQADMVQAGLLTNPSLGVTFGIPLTRDGELETEFSLVQGFLELFTMPLRKKVAREQFDAETLRVAHQALATAADVRKAYREVQARQQLVELRGMVLVAADAAAELATLQYGQGNINDLALVTEKAFAEETRLDLAREELALVEEREHLNQLLGLWGARTEWSISEKLPAPPAEEVELEQLESRAVKQRLDIDAARKQVSAQWNALELARSTRYIGRVDVGASVHGDPNGPRLLGPSVTVDLPIFDQRQALIAKLEAQHRQGERRLAELSINARSNVRAARARLMTLRGVAERYQRGILPLREQVVKQSQLQYNAMQIGLYVLLESKREQIGAYRTYIETIRDYWMARADLEQLVGGRLPGANEATEDQAPSHEREAPTGAPEPAPSDHPTPANGHPPSHGGHGATP; this is translated from the coding sequence GTGAGGCTCGTCATCACCACCAGCGCGCTGCTGTTCGCCAGCGGCTGCGCCACCGTCCAGAAGGAGCGCGGGCACTCGGAGGTGGCCGCGCTCGTCGAGGAGCGCATCGGACGCAAGACGCGCTGGAACCAGGGCACGCCCGAGGATGCGCAAGTCGAGCGTCATCTCGACGAGCTGCTGAAGGGTCCCCTCACCTCGGACCGCGCGGTGGAGGTGGCCCTGCTCAACAACCCCGCGCTCCAGTCCACCTACGAGGAGCTGGGGGTCTCCCAGGCGGACATGGTGCAGGCGGGGCTGCTGACCAATCCGTCGCTGGGCGTGACATTCGGCATCCCTCTCACGCGTGACGGGGAGCTGGAGACGGAGTTCTCACTGGTGCAGGGCTTCCTCGAGCTGTTCACGATGCCGCTGCGCAAGAAGGTCGCCCGGGAGCAGTTCGACGCGGAGACGTTGCGCGTCGCACATCAGGCGCTCGCGACCGCGGCGGACGTGCGCAAGGCGTACCGCGAGGTGCAGGCGCGCCAGCAGCTCGTGGAGCTGCGCGGCATGGTGCTCGTGGCCGCCGACGCCGCGGCCGAGCTGGCCACGCTCCAATATGGCCAGGGCAACATCAACGACCTGGCGCTCGTCACCGAGAAGGCCTTCGCCGAGGAGACACGGCTCGACCTCGCGCGGGAGGAGCTCGCGCTCGTGGAGGAGCGGGAGCACCTCAACCAGTTGCTGGGGTTGTGGGGTGCGCGGACGGAGTGGAGCATCTCGGAGAAGCTGCCCGCGCCGCCAGCCGAGGAGGTGGAGCTGGAGCAGTTGGAGTCGCGTGCCGTGAAGCAGCGGCTGGACATCGACGCGGCTCGCAAGCAGGTCAGCGCGCAGTGGAACGCGCTCGAGCTGGCGCGCAGCACGCGCTACATCGGCCGTGTCGACGTGGGCGCGAGCGTGCACGGGGACCCGAATGGCCCCAGGCTCCTGGGTCCCTCGGTGACGGTGGACCTGCCCATCTTCGACCAGCGGCAGGCGCTCATCGCGAAGCTGGAGGCGCAACACCGGCAGGGTGAGCGCCGGCTGGCGGAGCTGTCCATCAACGCCCGCTCCAACGTGCGCGCCGCGAGGGCTCGGCTGATGACGCTGCGAGGTGTCGCCGAGCGCTACCAGCGCGGCATCCTCCCGCTGAGGGAACAGGTCGTCAAACAGTCCCAGCTTCAATACAACGCGATGCAGATTGGGTTGTACGTGCTGCTCGAATCGAAGCGCGAGCAGATTGGCGCGTACCGCACGTACATCGAGACCATCCGCGACTACTGGATGGCACGCGCGGACCTGGAGCAGCTCGTGGGGGGACGACTCCCGGGCGCGAATGAGGCCACGGAGGACCAAGCGCCTTCGCACGAGCGTGAGGCGCCCACCGGCGCTCCCGAGCCAGCACCTTCCGACCACCCCACTCCCGCGAATGGCCATCCGCCCTCACACGGCGGCCACGGAGCAACACCATGA
- a CDS encoding PLP-dependent cysteine synthase family protein — protein MRPPCRPLPADGRFLQAIAPTPLVPVRLEADGPTIWCKLEFLNPSGSTKDRIARYMLEKAWRLGELSPGGEVVEASSGSTSIALALASAQMGVRFTAVMPEGVTGERVLTIRAYGGNVVLVPKEAGVRGAILKAEEIARERKAFAPRQFENPDNAEAHRVWTGQEVLSQIPGGLVHGVVSGVGTGGTVVGLYQAFAEAGCPVTAFIARPIAGLGCDIECCSFSPRVPGVVDGMSKLYRDADMPGRVELDVSDDEAMRTARALIRRGFPVGPSSGLNYVAAVEAARRLGPGAQVVTVFPDRMERYFSTELIQHPQPTPPGGET, from the coding sequence ATGCGTCCTCCCTGTCGCCCGCTGCCCGCGGATGGCCGCTTCCTGCAAGCCATCGCCCCCACCCCTCTCGTTCCTGTCCGCTTGGAGGCGGACGGTCCCACCATCTGGTGCAAGCTGGAGTTCCTCAACCCCAGTGGTTCCACGAAGGACCGCATCGCGCGCTACATGCTGGAGAAGGCGTGGCGCCTGGGCGAGCTGAGCCCTGGTGGCGAAGTGGTGGAGGCCTCCAGCGGCTCGACGAGCATCGCCCTGGCGCTGGCCAGCGCGCAGATGGGCGTGCGCTTCACGGCGGTGATGCCCGAGGGTGTCACCGGCGAGCGCGTGCTCACCATCCGCGCGTATGGCGGCAACGTGGTGCTGGTGCCGAAGGAAGCCGGCGTGCGCGGCGCCATCCTCAAGGCCGAGGAGATTGCTCGCGAGCGCAAGGCCTTCGCGCCTCGCCAGTTCGAGAACCCGGACAACGCCGAGGCCCATCGCGTGTGGACGGGCCAGGAAGTGCTGTCGCAGATTCCCGGCGGCCTGGTGCACGGCGTGGTGAGCGGCGTGGGCACGGGCGGCACGGTGGTGGGCCTGTATCAAGCCTTCGCCGAAGCGGGCTGTCCGGTGACGGCGTTCATCGCGCGCCCCATCGCGGGCCTGGGCTGCGACATCGAGTGCTGCAGCTTCAGCCCTCGCGTCCCCGGCGTGGTGGATGGCATGTCCAAGCTCTACCGCGATGCGGACATGCCGGGCCGCGTGGAGCTGGACGTGTCGGACGACGAGGCCATGCGCACCGCGCGCGCCCTCATCCGCCGAGGCTTCCCCGTGGGTCCCTCCTCCGGCCTCAACTACGTGGCCGCGGTGGAAGCGGCGCGTCGGCTGGGTCCGGGCGCGCAGGTGGTGACGGTGTTCCCGGACCGGATGGAGCGCTACTTCTCCACCGAGCTGATTCAGCACCCGCAGCCCACCCCTCCGGGCGGCGAGACCTAG
- a CDS encoding efflux RND transporter periplasmic adaptor subunit, with product MKPSSLILSTLLLLAACKRESAGKEDEHAHDEHAEAKGHDEDHDESHVHIAPEMLRDLRVTTAPASARPGGDNVTALGELTFSEDAYAEVASPISARVGTVFVTTGQQVKQGEKLAELRSPELGKARAALQAAQAKAAASRQTAERKRTLAAERIVAQKDVQAADAEAASAEAEVAAARAELVALGASEDELRGGAGTPGFILRAPIHGTVIERDARMGQMADAEHPLFRIGDLGSLWLIVHAFERDAVRIQKDTEARVTFAAFPGKELTAKVGHVGQRVDASSRTIPVRLVLDNPEGLLKPGMSATASIPLGSPDGTITTVPAASLQRLENGWVVFLPTAERGSFERREVGRGRTLGDHVEILSGLKVGEQVVVDGAFLLKAEVEKSAGGGDHHGH from the coding sequence ATGAAGCCCTCGTCCCTCATCCTGTCCACCCTCCTCCTCCTCGCCGCCTGCAAGCGGGAGTCAGCGGGCAAGGAGGATGAACACGCGCACGATGAACACGCCGAGGCCAAGGGCCATGACGAGGACCACGACGAGTCCCACGTCCACATCGCACCCGAGATGCTCCGGGACTTGCGTGTCACCACCGCGCCCGCGTCCGCGCGTCCGGGAGGCGACAACGTCACCGCGCTGGGAGAACTGACCTTCAGCGAGGATGCCTACGCGGAGGTGGCCTCGCCCATCTCCGCCCGCGTGGGCACCGTCTTCGTCACCACGGGCCAGCAGGTGAAGCAGGGAGAGAAGCTCGCGGAGCTGAGAAGCCCGGAGCTGGGCAAGGCGCGCGCGGCCCTCCAGGCCGCCCAGGCGAAGGCCGCCGCCTCGCGGCAGACGGCGGAGCGCAAGCGCACCCTCGCCGCCGAGCGCATCGTCGCGCAGAAGGACGTGCAGGCCGCGGACGCGGAGGCCGCCAGCGCCGAGGCGGAGGTCGCCGCCGCCCGCGCCGAGCTGGTGGCCCTGGGCGCAAGCGAGGACGAGCTGCGAGGAGGCGCGGGCACCCCGGGCTTCATCCTGCGCGCCCCCATCCACGGCACCGTCATCGAGCGCGACGCACGGATGGGACAGATGGCCGACGCGGAGCATCCCCTCTTTCGCATCGGAGACCTGGGCTCGCTGTGGCTCATCGTCCACGCCTTCGAGCGCGACGCCGTGCGCATCCAGAAGGACACCGAGGCACGCGTCACCTTCGCGGCCTTCCCGGGCAAGGAGCTCACCGCGAAGGTGGGCCACGTGGGGCAGCGCGTGGATGCGTCCTCGCGCACCATCCCCGTGCGGCTGGTGTTGGACAATCCCGAGGGCCTGCTCAAGCCCGGCATGTCCGCCACCGCGTCCATTCCCCTGGGCAGCCCCGACGGCACCATCACCACCGTCCCGGCCGCGTCGCTCCAACGGCTGGAGAACGGCTGGGTCGTCTTCCTGCCCACCGCGGAGCGCGGCTCCTTCGAGCGGCGCGAGGTGGGCCGGGGCCGCACGCTCGGAGACCATGTGGAGATTCTCTCCGGGCTGAAGGTCGGCGAGCAGGTGGTGGTGGACGGAGCCTTCCTCCTCAAGGCGGAGGTGGAGAAGTCCGCGGGTGGAGGTGACCACCATGGCCACTGA